A DNA window from Impatiens glandulifera chromosome 7, dImpGla2.1, whole genome shotgun sequence contains the following coding sequences:
- the LOC124944723 gene encoding probable ubiquitin-like-specific protease 2B isoform X3 — MEAFEFAEEDERTECVSANLTLKYDKSSTPNPAYEPNIQLKEIGCPQGSDKDDVIHDQHDHNISCSVPSIDDSASNAIYRFDDASLFSPTCDIQQPQFFANSLMQGNIYQSEATTLIPQVTSANERQSNWTSHQSSSCDDSVDEMSDDDINMDENTKSVADVSEDGQVVDGSIYNRFSINWKMGDRNTAVVHPDFVVYHGRHRADAMLIFSATCIELKTSAAYGHEEAIRWEITDIVDMKIHFADRLEIVMIKLHMISKDANQADNEHQTPGIEEIIFAVDDSKWHKKQEEIASLDDKYKDLLHFVNDGEPLIGGSFAYDPKKNYFPSFDSPFQEVIYPKGEPDAVSVSKRDFDLLQPDIFVNDTIIDFYIKYVKNKIQPGQRHRFHFFNSFFFRKLIDLDKDPASAFKSAAAFQRVRKWTRKVNIFEKDYIFIPINFSYHWSLIIICHPGDVVKSQEKDAENCQRLPCILHMDSMKGTHNGLKNIVQSYLWEEWKERQKESSEDISSKFLNLRFVPLEVPQQQNSFDCGLFLLHYAECFVDDAPDSFNPFRITKLSNFLNMDWFPPVEASLKRGSIQRLIHDMLKVETSETNNGSTNGDAFPLELNCQGNVSSCPKDLGIEITLLPERTTQCGIGDSGLVLRELLVTENATTSYVKGNSPIFDQEASTGGFISPVQINEQPDVGANEHFFCTSLNGNDVKLSMVLPEEPCFLSFPSRQLDSNDLLVQAESHSLALEQIDKPNSSNHSTIPNDTLQIAAPNYGEQIEPDGNQTANGSTTTAEESLYNLDHSAYLGSNEKLAHKTNVYEPMFELITVDPVENNNSTIIPVQEMNKLQDGENSTIIPVQEMNKLQDGENSTIIPVQEMNKLQDGENSTIIPVQEMNKLQDGENSTIIPVQEMNKLQDGENSTIIPVQEMNKLQDGENSTIIPVQEMNKLQDGENSTIIPVQEMNKLQDGENSTLPSKRTADDSMVEHSEISAGGEALLEFISIKPEAKRLRLTPHLHEDNCTDDIASELV, encoded by the exons ATGGAAGCATTCGAGTTTGCGGAGGAAGATGAAAGGACTGAATGCGTTTCCGCCAATTTGACCCTCAAGTACGATAAAAGCAGTACTCCTAATC CTGCCTACGAACCCAATATTCAGTTGAAAGAAATTGGCTGTCCACAGGGTTCTGACAAAGATGATGTAATTCATGATCAACATGATCATAATATCTCTTGTAGTGTTCCTAGCATAGACGACTCTGCTTCCAATGCCATCTACAGATTTGATGACGCCAGTTTGTTCAGTCCAACTTGTGATATACAACAACCTCAGTTCTTTGCAAATAGCCTTATGCAAGGAAATATCTATCAATCTGAAGCAACAACTTTGATCCCTCAAGTAACTTCAGCTAATGAGAGACAATCAAATTGGACCTCTCACCAGTCTTCATCTTGT GATGATTCAGTTGATGAAATGTCGGATGATGATATAAACATGGATGAGAATACTAAGTCAGTTGCAGATGTCTCGGAAGATGGTCAAG TTGTGGATGGTTCAATCTACAATCGTTTCTCCATCAATTGGAAGATG GGTGACAGGAATACTGCAGTTGTGCATCCCGATTTTGTTGTTTATCATGGTAGACATCGTGCAGATGCTATGTTAATTTTCTCGGCTACATGCATAGAGTTGAAGACTTCTGCAGCCTATGGACATGAAGAAGCAATTAGATGGGAAATAACTGACATAGTTGATATGAAGATTCATTTTGCTGATAGG CTTGAGATAGTGATGATAAAGCTCCATATGATATCTAAAGATGCAAATCAAGCTGATAACGAGCATCAAACCCCAG GCATCGAGGAGATAATATTTGCTGTAGATGACTCAAAGTGGCATAAGAAGCAGGAAGAGATAGCATCCTTGGATGATAAATACAAAGATCTACTGCATTTTGT AAATGATGGAGAGCCATTAATAGGTGGAAGTTTTGCATATGATCCTAAGAAGAATTATTTTCCTAG TTTTGACTCTCCGTTTCAAGAAGTTATTTATCCAAAGGGAGAACCTGATGCTGTTTCTGTTAGTAAGAGAGATTTTGATCTTCTACAACCAGATATATTTGTAAATGATACAATCATTGACTTCTATATCAA GTATGTGAAGAATAAGATCCAACCTGGACAGAGACATAGGTTCCACTTTTTCAATAGTTTCTTCTTCCGAAAGTTGATTGACCTAGACAAGGATCCAGCCAGTGCTTTTAAAAGTGCTGCTGCATTTCAGCGTGTTCGCAAATGGACTAGAAAAGTGAATATTTTTGAGAAGGATTATATCTTTATTCCCATAAACTTCAG TTACCACTGGagcttaattattatttgtcatCCTGGTGATGTGGTTAAGTCTCAAG AAAAAGATGCCGAAAACTGTCAAAGACTACCATGCATATTGCATATGGATTCAATGAAAGGAACTCATAATGGGCTAAAAAACATTGTTCAAAG TTATCTGTGGGAGGAATGGAAAGAGAGACAAAAGGAATCATCTGAGGACATTTCTAGTAAATTCTTGAATTTGAGATTTGTCCCACTTGAG GTACCACAGCAGCAAAATTCATTTGATTGTGGGTTGTTCTTGCTGCATTATGCTGAGTGCTTTGTGGATGATGCTCCTGATAGCTTTAACCCTTTCAGAATAACAAAACTTTCCAACTTT CTAAATATGGACTGGTTTCCTCCAGTTGAGGCTTCTCTTAAGCGTGGTTCAATCCAGCGTCTTATTCATGACATGCTTAAGGTGGAAACCTCTGAAACTAATAATGGATCTACAAATGGTGATGCATTTCCCTTAGAGTTGAACTGCCAGGGGAACGTGTCAAGTTGTCCTAAAGATCTGGGGATCGAGATCACTTTATTACCAGAGAGGACGACCCAGTGTGGTATTGGTGATTCAGGTCTTGTTCTAAGGGAGCTTCTTGTGACAGAAAATGCCACAACATCATATGTTAAGGGTAACTCTCCAATTTTTGACCAAGAAGCATCCACTGGTGGGTTTATTAGCCCTGTTCAAATAAATGAG CAGCCAGATGTTGGAGCCAATGAACATTTTTTCTGTACATCATTAAATGGAAACGACGTTAAGTTATCTATGGTTCTCCCAGAAGAGCCATGCTTCTTGTCCTTCCCTTCAAGACAGTTGGACTCTAATGACTTATTGGTCCAGGCTGAGAGTCATAGTTTGGCATTAGAGCAAATTGATAAACCAAATTCATCAAATCACTCCACCATTCCCAATGATACATTACAAATTGCGGCTCCTAATTATGGGGAACAAATAG AACCAGATGGAAACCAAACTGCCAATGGAAGTACAACAACAGCAGAAGAATCACTATATAACTTAGACCATTCTGCTTATTTGGGTTCGAACGAGAAGTTAGCCCACAAAACAAATGTATATGAGCcgatgtttgaattaattacaGTGGATCCCGTTGAGAACAACAACAGTACTATCATCCCGGTTCAGGAAATGAATAAGTTGCAAGATGGGGAGAATTCAACTATCATCCCGGTTCAGGAAATGAATAAGTTGCAAGATGGGGAGAATTCAACTATCATCCCGGTTCAGGAAATGAACAAGTTGCAAGATGGGGAGAATTCAACTATCATCCCGGTTCAGGAAATGAATAAGTTGCAAGATGGGGAGAATTCAACTATCATCCCGGTTCAGGAAATGAACAAGTTGCAAGATGGGGAGAATTCAACTATCATCCCGGTTCAGGAAATGAACAAGTTGCAAGATGGGGAGAATTCAACTATCATCCCGGTTCAGGAAATGAACAAGTTGCAAGATGGGGAGAATTCAACTATCATCCCGGTTCAGGAAATGAACAAGTTGCAAGATGGGGAGAATTCAACTCTACCATCCAAAAGGACTGCCGATGATTCAATGGTGGAACATAGCGAAATTAGTGCTGGTGGAGAAGCGTTGTTGG
- the LOC124944723 gene encoding probable ubiquitin-like-specific protease 2B isoform X2, translated as MEAFEFAEEDERTECVSANLTLKYDKSSTPNPAYEPNIQLKEIGCPQGSDKDDVIHDQHDHNISCSVPSIDDSASNAIYRFDDASLFSPTCDIQQPQFFANSLMQGNIYQSEATTLIPQVTSANERQSNWTSHQSSSCDDSVDEMSDDDINMDENTKSVADVSEDGQVVDGSIYNRFSINWKMGDRNTAVVHPDFVVYHGRHRADAMLIFSATCIELKTSAAYGHEEAIRWEITDIVDMKIHFADRLEIVMIKLHMISKDANQADNEHQTPGIEEIIFAVDDSKWHKKQEEIASLDDKYKDLLHFVNDGEPLIGGSFAYDPKKNYFPSFDSPFQEVIYPKGEPDAVSVSKRDFDLLQPDIFVNDTIIDFYIKYVKNKIQPGQRHRFHFFNSFFFRKLIDLDKDPASAFKSAAAFQRVRKWTRKVNIFEKDYIFIPINFSYHWSLIIICHPGDVVKSQEKDAENCQRLPCILHMDSMKGTHNGLKNIVQSYLWEEWKERQKESSEDISSKFLNLRFVPLEVPQQQNSFDCGLFLLHYAECFVDDAPDSFNPFRITKLSNFLNMDWFPPVEASLKRGSIQRLIHDMLKVETSETNNGSTNGDAFPLELNCQGNVSSCPKDLGIEITLLPERTTQCGIGDSGLVLRELLVTENATTSYVKGNSPIFDQEASTGGFISPVQINEPDVGANEHFFCTSLNGNDVKLSMVLPEEPCFLSFPSRQLDSNDLLVQAESHSLALEQIDKPNSSNHSTIPNDTLQIAAPNYGEQIGNNNVVGCFTSFSNDPFGWSYGVGKSTFDDYSILEPDGNQTANGSTTTAEESLYNLDHSAYLGSNEKLAHKTNVYEPMFELITVDPVENNNSTIIPVQEMNKLQDGENSTIIPVQEMNKLQDGENSTIIPVQEMNKLQDGENSTIIPVQEMNKLQDGENSTIIPVQEMNKLQDGENSTIIPVQEMNKLQDGENSTIIPVQEMNKLQDGENSTIIPVQEMNKLQDGENSTLPSKRTADDSMVEHSEISAGGEALLEFISIKPEAKRLRLTPHLHEDNCTDDIASELV; from the exons ATGGAAGCATTCGAGTTTGCGGAGGAAGATGAAAGGACTGAATGCGTTTCCGCCAATTTGACCCTCAAGTACGATAAAAGCAGTACTCCTAATC CTGCCTACGAACCCAATATTCAGTTGAAAGAAATTGGCTGTCCACAGGGTTCTGACAAAGATGATGTAATTCATGATCAACATGATCATAATATCTCTTGTAGTGTTCCTAGCATAGACGACTCTGCTTCCAATGCCATCTACAGATTTGATGACGCCAGTTTGTTCAGTCCAACTTGTGATATACAACAACCTCAGTTCTTTGCAAATAGCCTTATGCAAGGAAATATCTATCAATCTGAAGCAACAACTTTGATCCCTCAAGTAACTTCAGCTAATGAGAGACAATCAAATTGGACCTCTCACCAGTCTTCATCTTGT GATGATTCAGTTGATGAAATGTCGGATGATGATATAAACATGGATGAGAATACTAAGTCAGTTGCAGATGTCTCGGAAGATGGTCAAG TTGTGGATGGTTCAATCTACAATCGTTTCTCCATCAATTGGAAGATG GGTGACAGGAATACTGCAGTTGTGCATCCCGATTTTGTTGTTTATCATGGTAGACATCGTGCAGATGCTATGTTAATTTTCTCGGCTACATGCATAGAGTTGAAGACTTCTGCAGCCTATGGACATGAAGAAGCAATTAGATGGGAAATAACTGACATAGTTGATATGAAGATTCATTTTGCTGATAGG CTTGAGATAGTGATGATAAAGCTCCATATGATATCTAAAGATGCAAATCAAGCTGATAACGAGCATCAAACCCCAG GCATCGAGGAGATAATATTTGCTGTAGATGACTCAAAGTGGCATAAGAAGCAGGAAGAGATAGCATCCTTGGATGATAAATACAAAGATCTACTGCATTTTGT AAATGATGGAGAGCCATTAATAGGTGGAAGTTTTGCATATGATCCTAAGAAGAATTATTTTCCTAG TTTTGACTCTCCGTTTCAAGAAGTTATTTATCCAAAGGGAGAACCTGATGCTGTTTCTGTTAGTAAGAGAGATTTTGATCTTCTACAACCAGATATATTTGTAAATGATACAATCATTGACTTCTATATCAA GTATGTGAAGAATAAGATCCAACCTGGACAGAGACATAGGTTCCACTTTTTCAATAGTTTCTTCTTCCGAAAGTTGATTGACCTAGACAAGGATCCAGCCAGTGCTTTTAAAAGTGCTGCTGCATTTCAGCGTGTTCGCAAATGGACTAGAAAAGTGAATATTTTTGAGAAGGATTATATCTTTATTCCCATAAACTTCAG TTACCACTGGagcttaattattatttgtcatCCTGGTGATGTGGTTAAGTCTCAAG AAAAAGATGCCGAAAACTGTCAAAGACTACCATGCATATTGCATATGGATTCAATGAAAGGAACTCATAATGGGCTAAAAAACATTGTTCAAAG TTATCTGTGGGAGGAATGGAAAGAGAGACAAAAGGAATCATCTGAGGACATTTCTAGTAAATTCTTGAATTTGAGATTTGTCCCACTTGAG GTACCACAGCAGCAAAATTCATTTGATTGTGGGTTGTTCTTGCTGCATTATGCTGAGTGCTTTGTGGATGATGCTCCTGATAGCTTTAACCCTTTCAGAATAACAAAACTTTCCAACTTT CTAAATATGGACTGGTTTCCTCCAGTTGAGGCTTCTCTTAAGCGTGGTTCAATCCAGCGTCTTATTCATGACATGCTTAAGGTGGAAACCTCTGAAACTAATAATGGATCTACAAATGGTGATGCATTTCCCTTAGAGTTGAACTGCCAGGGGAACGTGTCAAGTTGTCCTAAAGATCTGGGGATCGAGATCACTTTATTACCAGAGAGGACGACCCAGTGTGGTATTGGTGATTCAGGTCTTGTTCTAAGGGAGCTTCTTGTGACAGAAAATGCCACAACATCATATGTTAAGGGTAACTCTCCAATTTTTGACCAAGAAGCATCCACTGGTGGGTTTATTAGCCCTGTTCAAATAAATGAG CCAGATGTTGGAGCCAATGAACATTTTTTCTGTACATCATTAAATGGAAACGACGTTAAGTTATCTATGGTTCTCCCAGAAGAGCCATGCTTCTTGTCCTTCCCTTCAAGACAGTTGGACTCTAATGACTTATTGGTCCAGGCTGAGAGTCATAGTTTGGCATTAGAGCAAATTGATAAACCAAATTCATCAAATCACTCCACCATTCCCAATGATACATTACAAATTGCGGCTCCTAATTATGGGGAACAAATAGGTAATAATAATGTTGTTGGTTGTTTCACCTCTTTCTCAAATGACCCATTTGGATGGTCTTATGGGGTTGGAAAATccacttttgatgattattctataTTAGAACCAGATGGAAACCAAACTGCCAATGGAAGTACAACAACAGCAGAAGAATCACTATATAACTTAGACCATTCTGCTTATTTGGGTTCGAACGAGAAGTTAGCCCACAAAACAAATGTATATGAGCcgatgtttgaattaattacaGTGGATCCCGTTGAGAACAACAACAGTACTATCATCCCGGTTCAGGAAATGAATAAGTTGCAAGATGGGGAGAATTCAACTATCATCCCGGTTCAGGAAATGAATAAGTTGCAAGATGGGGAGAATTCAACTATCATCCCGGTTCAGGAAATGAACAAGTTGCAAGATGGGGAGAATTCAACTATCATCCCGGTTCAGGAAATGAATAAGTTGCAAGATGGGGAGAATTCAACTATCATCCCGGTTCAGGAAATGAACAAGTTGCAAGATGGGGAGAATTCAACTATCATCCCGGTTCAGGAAATGAACAAGTTGCAAGATGGGGAGAATTCAACTATCATCCCGGTTCAGGAAATGAACAAGTTGCAAGATGGGGAGAATTCAACTATCATCCCGGTTCAGGAAATGAACAAGTTGCAAGATGGGGAGAATTCAACTCTACCATCCAAAAGGACTGCCGATGATTCAATGGTGGAACATAGCGAAATTAGTGCTGGTGGAGAAGCGTTGTTGG
- the LOC124944723 gene encoding probable ubiquitin-like-specific protease 2B isoform X1: MEAFEFAEEDERTECVSANLTLKYDKSSTPNPAYEPNIQLKEIGCPQGSDKDDVIHDQHDHNISCSVPSIDDSASNAIYRFDDASLFSPTCDIQQPQFFANSLMQGNIYQSEATTLIPQVTSANERQSNWTSHQSSSCDDSVDEMSDDDINMDENTKSVADVSEDGQVVDGSIYNRFSINWKMGDRNTAVVHPDFVVYHGRHRADAMLIFSATCIELKTSAAYGHEEAIRWEITDIVDMKIHFADRLEIVMIKLHMISKDANQADNEHQTPGIEEIIFAVDDSKWHKKQEEIASLDDKYKDLLHFVNDGEPLIGGSFAYDPKKNYFPSFDSPFQEVIYPKGEPDAVSVSKRDFDLLQPDIFVNDTIIDFYIKYVKNKIQPGQRHRFHFFNSFFFRKLIDLDKDPASAFKSAAAFQRVRKWTRKVNIFEKDYIFIPINFSYHWSLIIICHPGDVVKSQEKDAENCQRLPCILHMDSMKGTHNGLKNIVQSYLWEEWKERQKESSEDISSKFLNLRFVPLEVPQQQNSFDCGLFLLHYAECFVDDAPDSFNPFRITKLSNFLNMDWFPPVEASLKRGSIQRLIHDMLKVETSETNNGSTNGDAFPLELNCQGNVSSCPKDLGIEITLLPERTTQCGIGDSGLVLRELLVTENATTSYVKGNSPIFDQEASTGGFISPVQINEQPDVGANEHFFCTSLNGNDVKLSMVLPEEPCFLSFPSRQLDSNDLLVQAESHSLALEQIDKPNSSNHSTIPNDTLQIAAPNYGEQIGNNNVVGCFTSFSNDPFGWSYGVGKSTFDDYSILEPDGNQTANGSTTTAEESLYNLDHSAYLGSNEKLAHKTNVYEPMFELITVDPVENNNSTIIPVQEMNKLQDGENSTIIPVQEMNKLQDGENSTIIPVQEMNKLQDGENSTIIPVQEMNKLQDGENSTIIPVQEMNKLQDGENSTIIPVQEMNKLQDGENSTIIPVQEMNKLQDGENSTIIPVQEMNKLQDGENSTLPSKRTADDSMVEHSEISAGGEALLEFISIKPEAKRLRLTPHLHEDNCTDDIASELV, encoded by the exons ATGGAAGCATTCGAGTTTGCGGAGGAAGATGAAAGGACTGAATGCGTTTCCGCCAATTTGACCCTCAAGTACGATAAAAGCAGTACTCCTAATC CTGCCTACGAACCCAATATTCAGTTGAAAGAAATTGGCTGTCCACAGGGTTCTGACAAAGATGATGTAATTCATGATCAACATGATCATAATATCTCTTGTAGTGTTCCTAGCATAGACGACTCTGCTTCCAATGCCATCTACAGATTTGATGACGCCAGTTTGTTCAGTCCAACTTGTGATATACAACAACCTCAGTTCTTTGCAAATAGCCTTATGCAAGGAAATATCTATCAATCTGAAGCAACAACTTTGATCCCTCAAGTAACTTCAGCTAATGAGAGACAATCAAATTGGACCTCTCACCAGTCTTCATCTTGT GATGATTCAGTTGATGAAATGTCGGATGATGATATAAACATGGATGAGAATACTAAGTCAGTTGCAGATGTCTCGGAAGATGGTCAAG TTGTGGATGGTTCAATCTACAATCGTTTCTCCATCAATTGGAAGATG GGTGACAGGAATACTGCAGTTGTGCATCCCGATTTTGTTGTTTATCATGGTAGACATCGTGCAGATGCTATGTTAATTTTCTCGGCTACATGCATAGAGTTGAAGACTTCTGCAGCCTATGGACATGAAGAAGCAATTAGATGGGAAATAACTGACATAGTTGATATGAAGATTCATTTTGCTGATAGG CTTGAGATAGTGATGATAAAGCTCCATATGATATCTAAAGATGCAAATCAAGCTGATAACGAGCATCAAACCCCAG GCATCGAGGAGATAATATTTGCTGTAGATGACTCAAAGTGGCATAAGAAGCAGGAAGAGATAGCATCCTTGGATGATAAATACAAAGATCTACTGCATTTTGT AAATGATGGAGAGCCATTAATAGGTGGAAGTTTTGCATATGATCCTAAGAAGAATTATTTTCCTAG TTTTGACTCTCCGTTTCAAGAAGTTATTTATCCAAAGGGAGAACCTGATGCTGTTTCTGTTAGTAAGAGAGATTTTGATCTTCTACAACCAGATATATTTGTAAATGATACAATCATTGACTTCTATATCAA GTATGTGAAGAATAAGATCCAACCTGGACAGAGACATAGGTTCCACTTTTTCAATAGTTTCTTCTTCCGAAAGTTGATTGACCTAGACAAGGATCCAGCCAGTGCTTTTAAAAGTGCTGCTGCATTTCAGCGTGTTCGCAAATGGACTAGAAAAGTGAATATTTTTGAGAAGGATTATATCTTTATTCCCATAAACTTCAG TTACCACTGGagcttaattattatttgtcatCCTGGTGATGTGGTTAAGTCTCAAG AAAAAGATGCCGAAAACTGTCAAAGACTACCATGCATATTGCATATGGATTCAATGAAAGGAACTCATAATGGGCTAAAAAACATTGTTCAAAG TTATCTGTGGGAGGAATGGAAAGAGAGACAAAAGGAATCATCTGAGGACATTTCTAGTAAATTCTTGAATTTGAGATTTGTCCCACTTGAG GTACCACAGCAGCAAAATTCATTTGATTGTGGGTTGTTCTTGCTGCATTATGCTGAGTGCTTTGTGGATGATGCTCCTGATAGCTTTAACCCTTTCAGAATAACAAAACTTTCCAACTTT CTAAATATGGACTGGTTTCCTCCAGTTGAGGCTTCTCTTAAGCGTGGTTCAATCCAGCGTCTTATTCATGACATGCTTAAGGTGGAAACCTCTGAAACTAATAATGGATCTACAAATGGTGATGCATTTCCCTTAGAGTTGAACTGCCAGGGGAACGTGTCAAGTTGTCCTAAAGATCTGGGGATCGAGATCACTTTATTACCAGAGAGGACGACCCAGTGTGGTATTGGTGATTCAGGTCTTGTTCTAAGGGAGCTTCTTGTGACAGAAAATGCCACAACATCATATGTTAAGGGTAACTCTCCAATTTTTGACCAAGAAGCATCCACTGGTGGGTTTATTAGCCCTGTTCAAATAAATGAG CAGCCAGATGTTGGAGCCAATGAACATTTTTTCTGTACATCATTAAATGGAAACGACGTTAAGTTATCTATGGTTCTCCCAGAAGAGCCATGCTTCTTGTCCTTCCCTTCAAGACAGTTGGACTCTAATGACTTATTGGTCCAGGCTGAGAGTCATAGTTTGGCATTAGAGCAAATTGATAAACCAAATTCATCAAATCACTCCACCATTCCCAATGATACATTACAAATTGCGGCTCCTAATTATGGGGAACAAATAGGTAATAATAATGTTGTTGGTTGTTTCACCTCTTTCTCAAATGACCCATTTGGATGGTCTTATGGGGTTGGAAAATccacttttgatgattattctataTTAGAACCAGATGGAAACCAAACTGCCAATGGAAGTACAACAACAGCAGAAGAATCACTATATAACTTAGACCATTCTGCTTATTTGGGTTCGAACGAGAAGTTAGCCCACAAAACAAATGTATATGAGCcgatgtttgaattaattacaGTGGATCCCGTTGAGAACAACAACAGTACTATCATCCCGGTTCAGGAAATGAATAAGTTGCAAGATGGGGAGAATTCAACTATCATCCCGGTTCAGGAAATGAATAAGTTGCAAGATGGGGAGAATTCAACTATCATCCCGGTTCAGGAAATGAACAAGTTGCAAGATGGGGAGAATTCAACTATCATCCCGGTTCAGGAAATGAATAAGTTGCAAGATGGGGAGAATTCAACTATCATCCCGGTTCAGGAAATGAACAAGTTGCAAGATGGGGAGAATTCAACTATCATCCCGGTTCAGGAAATGAACAAGTTGCAAGATGGGGAGAATTCAACTATCATCCCGGTTCAGGAAATGAACAAGTTGCAAGATGGGGAGAATTCAACTATCATCCCGGTTCAGGAAATGAACAAGTTGCAAGATGGGGAGAATTCAACTCTACCATCCAAAAGGACTGCCGATGATTCAATGGTGGAACATAGCGAAATTAGTGCTGGTGGAGAAGCGTTGTTGG